AGGAGCCATGCCCAAGCCAGATGTTGGTCTTGCATTGTGCCAATTCTGTGatgaaataaatatatctaattCTCAATATCATCAAATCATTACCGATAAAAAAACATCATCATATCATTGATTATTAAGATAGAGTTTACCTTTACATATGATTGGCACAAACCCACAGAATGAATAGCTGAAAGATACAACCTATTGATGGAATAGGTATAAAAAAGTTGGGCATATACTATGTAATTACAACGAAGCACCAAATCGACACATCGACAGACTGACAATccaataaacataaaaatcatgGGAAATTGGAGGATAAAGTTCCTAAATGACTTCTTCACTATTAGTTAGGTATAAAACCTGATATGACCCTGCTTGGGAACTTTCAAGAAAAAGAATTGCCATGaactatttatttgtttataactAATCATCAGTCAATTGATTATATAATCCATTTCTGATACTTCAAGTGCTTTCCCTACACCCATACTTTATATGCCCCAGCCTCCACCAACAATATCAAGAGAATGAAAATATAGTAGTATTGCAACTTCATACCATGAAATGGGGAAGACGACAAAGATTTTGATTCCTTCGCAATGAGAGGTTGTTCGCATGCATGAATGGTGAAGAGGAACAAGCACTTGCCCCACACATTGACTGACCATCTGGAATCAGTGAGGCATTGAAGGAAGGGATTGGCAGCCTAATTTCATCAAAGCCAAATCTTGGATCTGGATTAGGGAATGAAGGAATGCCCACCAGAGAGCCTCCCCTTCCATAAGAACCATATGCATTCAAAGATGAGTTCTGGACACAAGGCTTCAAGCTGGTCTTTTCATTTACACATCCACCGATTGCTATCTTATTGGGGTCTCCTCCACTTGCAACCAATGGGGGCAATTGATCAGCTGCAGTTGAAGTTAAAATTTCTCCCTGAGGCACTCTAACTTGGTTGGCTGCATAAGGTTGCGTAGTCCGGGTAGAGACTTCATGATAAGGAATAGGGTACGGGTACTGTTGAGCACACAACTGACCATCCTGCCCCATGGTCGGAGTGGGTGAACCAGGAGAGTGATATGGTCCATATGGTGAGTAACCATAACCTTGGTGATACATTAAAGAGCCATTATCACCATAAAGACTCTGAGTCAACCAAAACAAAAGGCaattattcacaaaataaaaataaaaattaatataggcAATACTCAAAAGGTTGCTcaaatttcttcatcttctttttaattaagaaaacaaattataagTAATAAATCAAATGTAGAAACAAAACCCacaacaaaaactgaaaagaaaaggtATGAAACCTATATAAAATACAGATCAAGGAAAAATACGCCAATCAAACCATTGGTTATATCCTGACTCACATGGTTGAAAGGAATTGATTTCCCATAACATACTAAGTCTTTGATGAATCTCCTCACATTAATTCAGATGAAAATTTACAGTAACAATTGTCCCTAACAATAACTCATTGAACCAAAGCCAAGAACTGAAAAGATGACATTGTGATGCAGAAAAAAGTTCAAAAGATCACTAGGTACATCCACAATACCACCAATGAATATAAACATACCTATCAGGAACACATACAGATAGAGTAACATGTAGAACTTACATGAGCTATTCCACCATCAGGATTCACACATTTAGAGTAGTCATTCCACTCATTACCTTGCCTATCATAACCTGAGGAGACATTTCACTCCAAGATGTAATATTGCATGCGAAAGAAAAAACATCAAATCATAACATTTTGTAAATTTCAACCAGAAAATGAATTTGTGAAACAGATATCTCAAAGAGACCTAACATGGCTTTTGCCTGGTATTAAAAGCTTACCTTACCTACATAATAGTAAGCAGATGACTGATACCCATTAGGAAAGTTGCTTGCATTTGGGTTCAACGGCTTGGTCATTCCCTTAGTGTGGTTACTCGAATCCACCAGCCCATACTACATTGCAGAAGGTTATTCACAACGGATCAGTACATCATATTACTGAACATACTATATGTATGTCCACAAACAAAGAGTTGAGTTCCCAATAAACTGATAAaccaaccaataaaaaaatagtgaacCTACCATCTTTGCAGGATTAGTAACTTCAAGGGCGTCAGATTGAGAGTCTAATGAAAAATTCTGCAGTATATCTGCAGTTTCTGTGATGGCAGGAGTAGAGGGGGAATAAACCCATTGACAAGCGCACAAATTCAAAAACCACAAACACATACACAAACAACCTTGAACGAACCAAAGAGTCATCAAGTCACAGCCTAATATAACCATACACTAAATAGTTCAAGTTAGATGCAGAGTTTGAAGACAATTAGAACCAGGAAAGCTTGGGGAACTTCGCACCCAAAAGGTTATCAAATTCATACACACCACAGCTATAGAAATGTCATTaactaattaaatgaaaattttatcgATCATAAGAAGCAAATGCCAAAAGCCCAGgtatacgggacatatacaaaattaaaggaaagaaCAAATCAAAGGCTGCATACACGAATTaagcttattaaaaaaaaccctaattaaGCCCAAAACACGTACACACACATTAAGGATCTGCCTTATGGAAAACCAAGCAACGTGCGTGTGTGGGTTGTGTGGGCGAGAAAACATACCCAGTTGAGAGTAAGTAGTGAGGATACGATCGGACGGTGGGGCAATGGTAGCCATGGTCGGATCAAGTGACGATATATATgtaatgagagagagatggagatttGTGTGTAATTTCAGGGAGAAAACGAGGGAAAGAAGACCTAACTTAAATTAAGCCCAAACGTTTGGACGTTCGTCTCAATGCCTCGCCACGTCTGAACgatgagttgaattgagataaattggaagttaaaaattaaataaaaaattaaattaattaaattttttttaaattggaaattaatattttttaatattattattattttaagatttaaaaaaattaaattatttattatattttatattagaaattaaaaaaattgtaataattagatgagatgagttgggtTGAGTAGAACTGAGCTAAGTAATCAAACGTTgcctaaatttaaaaaattgtctgattttttaaaattttaaaacaaaaataatattaaaatcttatattttaatatagttGTAAGTGACACGTTTAAGTATGATTATTGTATTATCTTGATTTTCTATATAAAGGTCGGTCTAGAAGGTCAAGACAATCCAAAATATtactctaaaaattaaaatttggatCCAACCAAATATTTTGgactcaaaaataattttttagattcAATGTGTTGGCCAAGGTGGATGGCATTTTTTACCCTATCCTTGGGCTACCGGGGTGAAGGGCAAGGTTGAAAACCCCTCGTCCACATGTTGCAAGGCGAGGTGTGGAGAAGGGTCCCCCCACCCCGCACCGCACCATACGGGTAGCAcctctaaataaaattatgagtgTGCTTCCTTTTTCAATCAATACAACACATTTTGGTGGTTAATATCCCATTTAACTTTATGGTTTTGGGAGTTAAGGAGCCTGCTATAGCATGTAATGAAATACCTAATAGCTCCCCAACTTCCCTCTCCTCTTCTACAGGTTCATCTTTATGTATTACTACCAAAATCCCATCAATTTTTCCTTGCTCTTCTTTTTCACTCCCCATGCCTTCCAACAAAAAGATCTTTAGACTTTTGCATCTATGGCCATGGTGAAACTACTCATCACAATAATAACATAGCCCAcgctctcttttctcttgcattTGTGTTGGAGTAATCCTTCTAATAGGTAgagttgattttttgtttggattgtTGAGTGGAAAGTTCGTGTGAGGAGGTGTTGGGTCTTGGTGGGTACGTGGGACTGGTAGTCTTAAGATAGGAGCTGGAATAGGGAGTTTTGGATGGTGAGGTTCTGTGTTGGACTTCTAGGCAGAAATCCTTGGGTTCTACGAAAGACTTTCTTCTCCTGTAACCTAGCCAACCCAAAAGCTGCTTATAGGTTGGCGAGTTTAAACATGGTGACAATAATATTAAGGTCATCTCTCAGCCCACtaagaaaagtaataatatgGAACTCCCTAGTAATCCAACTGATTCTATTGGATAAAGCATCAAATTGGCACTTGAATTCTTCTATAGTTGTTGTCTACCTTAGTTTTGTAAAGGCTCCTATAGGGGATGAGGGCCCAAAATGCACATTTAAAACTATCACAAACCCTTACCAGATATAGATTGGGCTAGAGTCTATAAGCCAACAATACAAAGAAAGGGCCTTACCCTtcataagaaaaatgatcatcTAGAGTATTAcagtaagaaaaaaattattgggtCTTAAAAACCCACTCCGTGAGTTCAGAACCATCAAACTTAGGAAAATACAACCTAAGAGTTCTAACTTGAATTCCCTCATTcccttcaaataaaaaattagcacTGATCTTGACATTAGGATTGAAAGAGACTTTCTCCCAATTGGTGATTTCCAGCCACGACTACCAATTAATCGGAATTGGCAGCCAAGTTATTAATTTGTTGTAGTACGGCTTCTAAGATTTGCCTctgtttttcttgttatttttgCAGGTGCATTGTTTCCTCCTTCAGATTGGACACAACTTCTGTAAGTTGAGCATGGCTGGTACGTTCAACCATTGTGCAGGAATCCCGGCTCTGAGACTACTGTAATGTGTGatgtaattaaataattagaacATGTAAAGTAATATGGCAACTCGAGGAGCCAAAATCCGCCGCAACCAGCAATCTTTGAGATTTCAGTAAGTTGTTCTCATTACTGATACTGCCAAGCATTTAAATACAGGCTCTACTATAACTAAAAAGCAAACTCACTACTGCAGGACCCAACCTAGGCCACGTGACATAAGACTCAGTCACATTCAAGATACAAGCCCAACAACCATCATTAGAGATTataaacatttatttatttattttttttaggggCTCATATTACGTTGTGAAGGGGTATGTTTTGATTTGGAATGCTTTCCAATTAGATTTTGTGACATCTAGTAAGATTGTGTTACATAGTTGGTAATTTTGTATTATCtagaagataaattttttttttgttagtaaTAGAAGGTAAATGCttttgagtaatgctacgtaTAGTTTCCATTTGAAGATTGTAATATAGgtatagataattttatctttaaaaaattttaaaattactaaaatattcatcttaaaatgatttttttcttttaataaagggCTTGCATATACAGTCTCCAAGTAGAgactgtaaatagaattttcaATGCTTTTAAGGTCCATTGATATGTCTTTAATAAGAGAAACGATCTTCCAATTGGTTTTTAGGTAACTTCGCTTGCTGAGATATGGATCCTCATCCCTAACagttgaataatattaaaaatgaaaatgatttgtTCAAGTTTAGGGTCTACAAATCTCATGCAAGCTCCttagaaaaaaatgagattgatTGAAAAATCTACTTTTGAAAGAGTTTCTCTCTTTTAAAGAAGTTACACGAAATCTAAACCCTCTAAACTTGTACATAGCATTATTGAAAACCACAAAACTATTTAGTGATGCTAGCTAATTCGTATTGTATACACACAatgatatttgtttttgtaaattttgaacaaattttataaagttatggttataatgtaaattatatgttacattaaatttataaaatttttatgagtCTTTGTAAATCCAACATTTCTCTTGTTGTGGTATACTAAAGATATAATCATATCTCATAGAGCTTGATGATGTTATAGCATATAGCccgatttttcaaataaaaaatatggatTCAAACCCCCACCcccttatcaaaaaagaaaaaaagaaataaggaaGATACAATCACATCAATATCTGTAATAAAATTAGAACAGATAATTTATATAATGTTTTTGTTGTGGTATGCAACCTCTGTTATGAATTTACAGTCAAACACTGGCTATATATTATCAATCTGATGCCCGATCGAATAACCAAAAACCCAGAGCTAATTTTGTTTCACACGTTAACCATTTAGCTTGCTTTaaactacaaaatccaaaccAATTGTAGTAAAACACGCAGTATATATATGAGTCTTAAGTTAATtgcgtgtatatatattgttgatttTTGACGAAGGCCGAAAAGCACCAAAGCCATGCATCATTGCCCAACTTTCAAAGACAGTAAAGGGTCACATTCAAACTCTTGCGCAAAGATGGCATTCGAAAATTTTGTAAACAAGTTGGcccaagaatgaaataaaacttGGTAGACCCACGACCACACAGCCTAGTGCattattattcttcttcttcttcttttttttttttttctttttggtatccGACAAATCTTCTACTGTAATTTGAATATATAAGCTTCGGTTTCGTTTATTTacataagaataaaaattaaaaattaaataaaatattattaaaatataatttttattttaaaatttaaaaaaattataataattatatgaaatattttatctacCAAACTAAACAAGCCCGAAATCTCAAACAAAAAGCTATCTGAGAtactgtattttttttattattataataacaacaaaacgataaatttttgttgttggaaaagaaaaaaggagatatatgataacaataataataatacgcCACAAGTTGtcttaaaaagaattaaattaaaataaatatcctaTTGGGTATTACAAGGCCACAGTTGCCTGAAGATGTGTCTATGAGGCAGCACACCGCTGTACGTTGATATTTCATAGAATACAAGCCATAGTTATAGCCATAACCACAgagataaaagagagagagaaaggacgggagagaaaggaaaaggagagaaaagaaaagacaacaaacacacacacacaaacccaACCCAAAGGCCACCGCCATCATCATCACCATTTTAACATCACCACTTTCGTTTTACTTGAATACACATTTCCTTTCTCTATTATCGCATAACACCACTATCTACCGAAACCTCCACCTTATATTTTTCTCGTTTCAACAAAAGTTCCAGCTTCTGCTAAATATGTGCGTGCGTTTTCACtgacaaacaaaaacaagatcCCAACGCGATCGATCGGCTTCTGTTGACTCGTGTCCGGTGCGTTCCCTTGGTTCCGATCGTTCTGGTTTTGCTCTTTCTTGGGATCGATCTGTGTCTgctcttttctctttcctttttcggttttgattttattgtccGTTGCACTGCCCAGCTTGCTTCGATGATCCGTTTGAATACGTTAAAATCTGTGAATTTTCCACGGATTGAATGATCGGATTTGGTTTGAAATGTGTATCTTTTTTTCCGCTTTAGTTTTTTTCGAATTGTATGAGCGCCATCgatcaaaatttgtttttgatttattttgttgaCGTAGTTTACTCTCCATATTCATCTgtcatataaaaaaagaaaaaactggtcTAATGTGCTAATGTAGATGTCCAAGTTCGAATAGATTTGTTCGTATATGAATTTGGGTGCATTTGCTTTATCATTGTTTGGTTATCAGGAAAAttgaaatttgggataattatTGCCGAAAAAAGTATATCTCTTctgtatctttttcttttccagtACGGTACTCTGTCACTCTGATCGTTTACGCGGCAGCCACCTAGCCAActcttttgttcctttttttgttttgcgtcttctaatattttttgtatacatCGTCATTGTTGCCACATAATCTTTTAGATCattgtatttttcttcaaatgcgAAGTTATTTTACTGAAAAGGGACTAAAGAATGATTTTTTGTTCTTGACAAGGATTTTCTTGTATAAGCTTGCTTAACCCTGGTTGTGTCAcgtgttttttatattttaatttcgaAATTGGGCTGCAGAAGATGCAATGAAGTTGCGGGCTACGCCCCTAAATTTTTCCAACTTAGTCTCGTAGCCCCAAAATTTTCCAATCTAGTCCACCTgatttaaaaaggaaagaatcTGAAGGGATTTCTGATTTAGGTGAATCGACTGGAAGTGATTTGCATGGGGTGATGATGCCAGAGTTAAGAAGCGGAGCCCGAAGATCAAAGCGTGTTGATGATCTTTACCCTACCCCACAACCAATCGATCAAGGAGACAATTGGTTACAGCCTGCTCAAAACAGAACCAGAAGGAGAGGTGGTGGTGGAAGAGGGAGAGGTGGTGGTAATGCAACAGCTCTAGCAAAAGGGCCTTCACAGGCAGTACCAACCAGGCCAACTGCAGCAGGTAGAGGCCGCGGCATTAGATTGATAGATTTAGATCCAGAACCCTGTGAGGTTCTTCCTGAAGCTGTTGCTTTAGGAGCCGCAGAACCCCTCTATAATCAAGTGGAGGTAGTGGCAGATATAGGTATTGGAATGGAGGGTGGGAGTGCTGACAAAGTGAATGGGGTTGAAGAGGAAGCAAGCGCAACTCCTGTTCCTGAGAAGGTACGTCCTGCTTACTCAGTTGCTCTTTTTGGTGTCATTGTTATCTTTTAAAACTCTGTATCTGGAAAATATGTACGCAGAAATGTGGTTGCTGTTTATAGCAATAGAGCTACTGTGAGTACTTTGATTCTGTTATACTCTCTTCAGATGACTGTTATTGTCGGGATAATATGTGTCTCTTTCCATCATTCTTGCTCCACTCGTCATATTGACATGGAATGGGCTGTTTGATACTAATGAGAAGATGTCAGTGCttttaggtgtttcttttgtatacatcctgtATACATGGGCTTCACCTATTGCATTCagtgaataatatttttacttatcaaaaaagaagaagaagaagaagatgtcagtgcttttatttcaaaataaatttgacatTTGTTGTGCCATATCATTCTAGGGTAAACTTGCTAAGCTTAGATAGCATTACCTTTTATTGTGATAGTTACCAATTAGTAAATTTCTTATTGTCTAGTTGTTCACTCAAAAGGAGTCTCTCTATTAAGATGGTGGTTCTGCTGTTACATGCAGGTAAAAGTAGGTAATTCCCCTGTATATAAGATAGAAAAGAAGCTGGGTAAGGGCGGCTTTGGCCAAGTCTATGTTGGCCGAAGGGTAAGTGGTGGAACTGATGCTGATGCAATTGAGGTATGACTTCATACTTCTATGTTGGCCAAGTCTATGCCAATGCTGATGCCATTGCTGTACAAGGATTTTAGATAATGAATTGCATGAGATGTGATGGCTTAAGAATACTTTTTTCCCAGGTCGCATTGAAGTTTGAGCACCGAAGTAGTAAAGGTTGCAATTATGGCCCTCCTTATGAATGGCAGGTGTATAGGTAAGTTGTATATCTGTACTGTCTGGATTGGTTTAGCAAGGCCATATTTGTCAATCGCTAAATGTGCCATATTGATTATCTGACCTATTTGCTTTCCTGTTTACTTTGGGATGTTATCAAGTACTCTAAATGGATGTTATGGAATTCCTTGGGTCCATTACAAGGGTCGCCAAGGAGAGTTTTACATTCTGGTGAGATTTGATCTGGACTCTCATGATTAGGATTTCCAAACTTGGTGTCTGATGGATATTACTATTTGTCAGGTCATGGACATACTTGGGCCTAGTCTCTGGGATGTTTGGAATTCTCTTGGCCAATCGTGAGATATAGATTCTCTCTCTTACCTACAAACGAGTTCACTATGCCCagtattgtataaaatatatttatttttatgaaaagaaattgcctTTTTGATCCATTAGTATCTGCAACAGGATGTCACCAAATATGGTTGCTTGCATCGCTGTGGAGGCAATATCTATTCTTGAGAAGCTTCACTTGAAGGGGTTAGTCCTGTTATTCCTTTCTTGCTCACTTTTattatcccccccccccccctctctctctctctctctctagtgtcCCCCTGTTTGTCAGAGTTTTAACTAATTTGCAATTATAAATATACTTTCTTTCCTATCCTTGAACAAGGTTTGTGCATGGAGATGTGAAGCCAGAGAACTTCTTACTTGGTCAACCTGGAACGCAGGATGAGAAGAAGCTGTATCTTATAGATCTTGGTTTGGGTACGCTAGCCTTTTTGAAGTCTTTCGTTCCTTGTGTAAAGGGTCTAGCTTTGGGGCATTCCACGGTGTCATGTGGTGGGGTGTCTGTGTGTGGGCATTTCCCCCCCTTTTACCATGATTTTCAAGTTATTTGGAGTAATGATCTTCACCTTATGTTTGTTTCAcccataaagaaaaaaagaaataatttttttctgtttgtttttcaatgggagggaaaagaaaaagtgaggaaAGTCTGTCAATATTTTCCTATTggcctatcaaaaaaaaaattcctattGAGCCCACCAAAATTTCTCACATTTTGAGAGAAAGTTAGGTATAAGTAagaacataattaaaatatttctttttcttctccttatcTTCTCTTCACTTTATCATAATTACCAAATAATGGAATGTCAGCCAAGCAAAATGCTAATATCTATTAATGCTGCCATTAACACCCTTCTGTTTCAGCATCCAGATGGAAAGATGCATCATCTGGTCAACACGTTGGATATGATCAAAGGCCTGACATATTCAGGTTTGTAGTTTgtgtaatattcaccattatATGCCCAATTTATGTATTGAATTTATACCTCTTCTGGCAGGGGAACTATAAGGTATGCAAGTGTACATGCCCATTTAGGTCGGACGGGAAGTCGAAGGGATGATCTTGAGTCATTAGCTTACACGTTGATATTTCTCATAAAGGGAAGGTTACCTTGGCAGGGATATCAGGTAAGTTTTGTGGTGTTTCTTGGACACATTCATCTTGAGGCTTTGTTTAATCtgatatatttctttttcttcatctgtttgtttttaaattttacaggGAGATAACAAGAGTTTTCTTGTTTGTAAGAAAAAGATGGCGACTTCTCCAGAGTTAATGTGTTGCTATTGTCCAGCCCCTTTCAAGCAGTTCCTTGAAGCTGTTACCGAAATGAAATTTGACGAGGAGCCAAATTATATGAAGCTGATATCTTTTTTTGAAAGCCTGATTGAACCCTGCACGCAATTAAGACCAATTAGAATTGATGGAGCTCTTAAGGTtaccgtgctctctctctctctctctctctctctctctctctctctctctctctctctctctacatacatatatatgtaaacacgcattttatatatacatacaggcatgcaaatatatatatattttgtgtgtatatatatatatgcatagaaATATGTTTGTGTATCTATGTTGAGTTGGATTTTATATTTGGCTCTCTTGCCCACATTTGTCGTCTTTTGCATAATTAGGTTGGGCAAAAGCGGGGGAGATTGCTTATAAATTTGGAAGAAGATGAGCAACCAAAGAAAAAATTGCGATTAGGTAGTCCTGCTACCCAATGGATTTCAGTGTATAATGCACGTCGTCCCATGAAGCAAAGGTAAATTTACCTACTTATTTAATTTGGCATGTTCTGGTTTATGGCCTACTTTGCTCATATAATTGTTTCTCTATAACATATTGCTCTATCTCTGTCCTATTTTGAAATTCCTGCATCATGGTAATATACGTGGTCACTTTGATTTCTTAATTACCTTTTTATCATTCCAGATTCCCCCATATGTCATTGTATTGTATCTTTTCTGtctatagatatattttttcaaattgtaactatttctagttcctaaataggtgtattcacatgtatgcttccagtgtacctgggctatgcctatctttatatcaataaaatatcttattacttatcaaaaatatagatatatatgttattttttcaaatagttTATCAGGTTAAAGTTTCCCAATTTGAACTTGACCAAATATACCTGAAAAACAAACTTCTGGCTTTAATATCTCAAATTGAGTATATGACTGCGGTTTGATATTCATACCTGCATAAACTTTTGTTACTGGAGTTTGTTGCTTGCTATTGAAATCTAATTGTTCTGGTACTTCATGAAGTAAAAGTTAAGGTTGCGGCAAAAGTTGTGAAACAACTAATGATgtgttaaattttattcatattgttTCTTAGGAAGACCTCCATCTTAATTCTCTTTCCCCCTTAGTTAATTTCTTATCAAACATGTCTGTACGTGAatacatgtatgtatggatgtgcTTGTCTGGAAATTGAATACAGTAGGATGTGCAATTTTGTCATTAATAGATATATGCATGCTTGTTTGGAGATTGAATGCAATAGGATGACCACTTTTGTCCTGGAAAGTGCAACTTTTCCACATTTGAAATTAGCAAAATGTTTCCTGGCaccaattaaaaaatttattggaCTGCAGATATCACTACAATGTAGCAGATTCCAGGCTGCGTCAGCATATAGACAAGGGTAATGAAGATGGATTGCATATCAGCTGTGTGGCTTCCGCAGCAAATCTCTGGGCCCTAATAATGGATGCTGGAACGGGTTTCACTGCCCAGGTTTATGAATTGTCAGCAGTATTCCTGCATAAGGTTGTAATCCAAAAAATATCGGTTGCTATTATCTTTTGTGAGTGATTATAAATGAGTAGCTATATTGACTATCTCAATTACTCTCTCTGGATTCTCATCAGGACTGGATTATGGAACAATGGGAAAAGAATTTCTATATCAGCTCAATAGCTGGTGCAGCCAATGGGAGTTCCTTGGTTGTTATGTCCAAAGGTTGGCAACTATCTATGCTATCATCAAACCATATACcgtgtgtttgtgtgtgcaATTTTCCTCCATATATTTCATTCCTAAAGTGTATCACTAGTCAGACCAAACCgtataaaatggtttttggcgTGTTGTCTTTGGTTGGTACTATGTCtcaattttcatttcttcttttcactatggccttatttggattcagaaaccatttcatctcatctaatcattataactttcccaaaatcccacacaaaatacaataaataattcaattttttcaaatttcaaaacaaaaataatattatagcaagattttatttaatttttaatttttatctcgtctcatcttatctcaactcactatccaaacctctccTATATCTTTTTACGAGCATTGGCCTTTTGGCATGCTTATTTAATCTTCTTTCTTGATGGGCATTAAATGTTATACCTTTAGGCATTCTTAGTTTTATCACAATCTTAGGAATGTTACCTTGTCGAAATTTATGTTTAAATGGGTGTCTGAGACACGACACTACAAAAGGCGCCTCTCATTGTTCCATGGAGTAAGAATATCTATATCATTGCTTCTAATGTATTAAAT
This sequence is a window from Carya illinoinensis cultivar Pawnee chromosome 9, C.illinoinensisPawnee_v1, whole genome shotgun sequence. Protein-coding genes within it:
- the LOC122276414 gene encoding casein kinase 1-like protein HD16, whose translation is MMPELRSGARRSKRVDDLYPTPQPIDQGDNWLQPAQNRTRRRGGGGRGRGGGNATALAKGPSQAVPTRPTAAGRGRGIRLIDLDPEPCEVLPEAVALGAAEPLYNQVEVVADIGIGMEGGSADKVNGVEEEASATPVPEKVKVGNSPVYKIEKKLGKGGFGQVYVGRRVSGGTDADAIEVALKFEHRSSKGCNYGPPYEWQVYSTLNGCYGIPWVHYKGRQGEFYILVMDILGPSLWDVWNSLGQSMSPNMVACIAVEAISILEKLHLKGFVHGDVKPENFLLGQPGTQDEKKLYLIDLGLASRWKDASSGQHVGYDQRPDIFRGTIRYASVHAHLGRTGSRRDDLESLAYTLIFLIKGRLPWQGYQGDNKSFLVCKKKMATSPELMCCYCPAPFKQFLEAVTEMKFDEEPNYMKLISFFESLIEPCTQLRPIRIDGALKVGQKRGRLLINLEEDEQPKKKLRLGSPATQWISVYNARRPMKQRYHYNVADSRLRQHIDKGNEDGLHISCVASAANLWALIMDAGTGFTAQVYELSAVFLHKDWIMEQWEKNFYISSIAGAANGSSLVVMSKGTPYTQQSYKVSESFPFKWINKKWKEGFHVTSMTTAGCRWGVVMSRNAGFSDQVVELDFLYPSEGIHRRWESGYRITSMAATADQAAFILSIPKRKLIDETQETLRTSAFPSAHVKEKWSKNLYIASICYGRTVC